The Toxoplasma gondii ME49 chromosome XI, whole genome shotgun sequence region CTGCTTTACAAATCTCTGGGAAAAACCCCTTTACTCGACTCACAGGGCCTTCGGTACCACAGTGTCGTCCTCGATTTTGTCGTTTTTATCTGTTATTCCCCGTAGCAGTGGTAGTTTTTTATCATGTTGTCTTAGCGAGACGGAGTCATTTCGATCTGCAAAACTGCGAGTGACATCCGTAACCCCGACGACGACAGTTCCACTTAACCCTGATTGTTCAGCCGGGAAGGGGGGTTCGGAAGTAGACGTGTTGCAGTTTCGTTTTGGAGAATCCGCTTCTgacctttttttctgtgtctctttcctaCAAGAGGTAACAACGACAAGAACAATAGTTCTTTCGACGTATAAGAAAATGGCGGGGGCTGTGATTTTGTTGGTTGCCCTGCTCGGGTTCAATGGTGTGCTGGGAAGCAAGGCAGTTGCCTCCGCGGCGACTATGGAGACCTGCAACAGAAATGCGCTGCCAAACGGCATTTCCGTCTCAGTTGACCAGAATACGAAGAGTGGATCCTTTGTATGCGACGCTGAGCTGAACAATGTGCAGTCGACATTAAAAACAGACGGCACGCTTACTCATTGTTACATGGAGAAAGAACTCCAGGAAGACAAGGCGTTGGGGGAGCTTTTCGGCGCAGGGTCGAAAGCTACTGTCACCAGTCTAAGCACAGGCGGAAGAGGCCGAGACGTCTCTCTAAGAAATGCCACAACTTCAAGCCCATCCAAACAAAGCTCAAGTATTTTTAACACTGAAAAAGCTCCCTGAGCGAATGACGACAATCTACTTCGGCTGTGCCTCCACAACGGAATCTTCGAGTACAGCGGGACACGCTGAACCAGGCTCGGATCTGTCTAAACCTCCTGTCCCTGAAACCGTACCTACAGAGAAATGCATCGTCACAGTGACAGTTCCCGCTGATCAAAATGCCAACAGTAAGCCCGACACTTGTGATTCTCGAGTCTTTGACTGTTCGCGGAAGCCTTGTGGGAGCCGACATCACGCACATCTGTCTTCGTACAAGCACAAAAATGAACGCCTCGTTTCGAGGTGGTACATCAGCCCCAAACATACGAATATCTCCGGCGTGTGGGCTTTCAAATACCACTAATATTAGAGATTATGGACTGTCGTCTTACCAAATAAACTGTTACCGACGAAGTATCCGCCTGGTGCTAGGTGAAGCCAGAGGAACCCCGCAGCTGACCCAGCTAAAACAAAAGGGCACATTGCGATCCCTTTCTATTGACCGCGCCGATAAAATGAAGACCCGTGTCTCCAGTGCATTCTGTGTCGTTGTGAAATCCTGTTCGTCACTGAGCCCCATGGCACGTCCCTCAATTGTCTGCAGCCTGCACAGCTGCAAGGAAGACCATGGAGCTGGAGATTACCAACGAATCCAAGATCGCTTCGTTCCAATGCGACACCGGCATTGACAACTTGACGCCAGAAAGCGCGACAGAGATCTTCGATGAATATTGTCACAAATCTTTGAAGCTGTCAGAAGAGTTGCCGTCTGCCAAgctcgagacagaaaacgggCGCCGCACGTTCAGTGTAGAACATCTGCCGGAGAATGCAGCAACATACTGCTACAAGTGCTCCTCTCCCGGTGTTTATGACAAGAAGGAGCTGCCCAGCCAGAACtcaaatgcatgcaccgtGAAAATAAAGGTTTCTGCCGCTAATGTCGGCAGTGCTGCAGTTACCTCAGCCACCACAGGTGTAGCGTCGCCTCTGGTTCTAGGGTCAGCTATTTCACTattctttttcctgtctaTTTTGTAAAGTATATGTAGGAAGTGCGTGTAACACAGGAAACGGCAAAGTCTTGGTGCCCGCCAAACCTGTGTaagcgacgcatgcaacaaaCGGAAAATATGCATCTGCAAGTACTGGGAAGGGTGTAGCGCTTAATGATGAGCATCATGTGCCACAGATACAAGCTGTTGCTTTGCACAGTG contains the following coding sequences:
- the SRS52D gene encoding SAG-related sequence SRS52D (encoded by transcript TGME49_315330~Gene product name based on ToxoDB Community Expert Annotation.) yields the protein MELEITNESKIASFQCDTGIDNLTPESATEIFDEYCHKSLKLSEELPSAKLETENGRRTFSVEHLPENAATYCYKCSSPGVYDKKELPSQNSNACTVKIKVSAANVGSAAVTSATTGVASPLVLGSAISLFFFLSIL